One Lachnospiraceae bacterium C1.1 genomic region harbors:
- the uvrB gene encoding excinuclease ABC subunit UvrB, which produces MDFKLHSEYKPTGDQPQAIEKLIKGFNEGNQCETLLGVTGSGKTFTMANVIAALNVPTLIISHNKTLAGQLYSEMKEFFPENAVEYFVSYYDYYQPEAYVPSTDTYIEKDASVNDEIDKLRLSATAALTERKDVIVVASVSCIYGLGSPDDYMKMIVSLRPGMEKDRDEVIRELIAIQYTRNEIDFHRGTFRVHGDVLEIFPAESDSTAVRIEFFGDEIDRISEIDVLTGNVKSEMKHLSVFPASHYVIPKDKMEKGIEVILQELTEQVKFFKSNDRLIEAQRISERTNFDMEMLRETGVCNGIENYSRPLSGREPGSPPTTLMDFFPEDFLIIVDESHMTIPQIGGMFNGDRSRKNTLVDFGFRLPSAKDNRPLCFEEWESRISRILFVSATPAKYEADHEMLRAEQLIRPTGLLDPEITVKPTEGQIDDLLGEINKEVKKKNKVLVTTLTKRMAEDLTSYLSEVGVRVRYLHSDIDALERAEIIRDMRLDVFDVLVGINLLREGLDIPEVALVAILDADKEGFLRNTTSLIQTTGRAARNAEGRVIMYADSITDSMKTCIDETARRREKQQKYNEEHGITPQTIKKAVRDLISISKKVARSQLSLEKDPESMDKKEIEKLIKDIEKRMRKAAAELDFETAAELRDKMLELKKVNQ; this is translated from the coding sequence ATGGATTTTAAGCTTCATTCGGAATACAAGCCTACCGGCGATCAGCCGCAGGCCATAGAAAAACTTATAAAAGGCTTTAATGAAGGAAACCAGTGCGAGACACTTTTAGGTGTTACCGGTTCGGGAAAGACATTTACCATGGCAAATGTTATTGCCGCGCTGAACGTACCGACACTGATAATCTCTCATAATAAGACGTTGGCGGGACAGCTGTATTCCGAGATGAAGGAATTTTTTCCTGAGAATGCGGTAGAGTATTTCGTGTCCTACTACGATTATTATCAGCCGGAAGCCTACGTGCCTTCGACAGATACTTATATTGAAAAGGATGCCTCGGTGAATGACGAGATTGATAAGCTGCGTCTTTCGGCAACTGCTGCATTGACAGAGAGAAAAGATGTAATTGTTGTTGCCTCGGTTTCGTGTATATACGGTCTGGGTTCACCTGATGACTATATGAAAATGATAGTTTCTTTAAGGCCGGGAATGGAAAAAGACAGGGACGAGGTAATAAGGGAACTTATAGCTATTCAGTACACAAGAAATGAAATTGATTTTCACAGAGGAACTTTCCGCGTACACGGAGATGTTCTCGAGATATTCCCGGCAGAATCTGACAGCACGGCTGTAAGGATAGAATTTTTCGGGGATGAGATAGACCGCATAAGTGAGATTGATGTCCTTACGGGAAATGTTAAGTCAGAAATGAAGCATTTATCAGTATTTCCGGCATCGCATTATGTTATCCCGAAGGATAAAATGGAAAAGGGAATTGAGGTTATCCTGCAGGAACTTACGGAACAGGTTAAATTTTTTAAATCTAATGACAGACTTATAGAGGCGCAGAGGATTTCGGAGCGAACAAATTTTGATATGGAAATGCTCCGCGAGACCGGAGTCTGCAATGGAATAGAAAATTATTCGAGACCGCTTTCGGGCAGGGAGCCGGGCTCTCCGCCAACAACCCTCATGGACTTCTTTCCCGAGGACTTTCTGATAATCGTTGATGAGTCTCATATGACTATCCCCCAGATTGGAGGAATGTTCAACGGAGACCGTTCGAGAAAAAATACGCTCGTGGATTTTGGTTTCCGTCTGCCATCGGCTAAGGATAATCGCCCTCTTTGTTTTGAAGAGTGGGAGAGCAGGATAAGCAGGATTTTATTTGTTTCCGCTACTCCTGCAAAATATGAGGCAGACCACGAAATGCTCCGGGCCGAGCAGCTCATACGTCCGACGGGACTTTTAGATCCGGAGATAACGGTAAAGCCTACAGAGGGTCAGATTGATGACCTTTTAGGAGAGATAAATAAAGAGGTCAAAAAGAAGAATAAGGTTCTCGTAACTACTTTAACCAAGCGTATGGCGGAGGATCTCACCTCTTACTTAAGTGAGGTCGGTGTAAGGGTACGCTATCTGCATTCTGACATTGATGCGCTGGAAAGGGCCGAGATAATCAGGGATATGAGACTGGATGTCTTTGATGTTTTAGTCGGGATCAATCTTTTGAGAGAGGGTCTTGATATTCCGGAAGTGGCTCTGGTAGCGATACTTGATGCGGACAAGGAGGGATTTTTAAGAAATACGACATCTCTCATACAGACTACGGGACGTGCGGCAAGAAATGCCGAGGGACGTGTTATCATGTATGCCGACAGTATCACAGACTCGATGAAGACCTGTATAGATGAGACTGCCAGAAGACGCGAAAAGCAGCAGAAATATAATGAGGAGCATGGCATTACGCCTCAGACTATAAAGAAGGCTGTAAGAGACCTTATCAGTATTTCCAAGAAAGTAGCAAGAAGTCAGCTCAGTCTTGAAAAGGATCCTGAGTCGATGGATAAGAAGGAAATCGAAAAGCTCATCAAGGATATTGAAAAGAGGATGCGCAAGGCTGCCGCAGAACTTGATTTCGAAACTGCCGCAGAACTTCGCGACAAGATGCTTGAACTTAAAAAGGTTAATCAATGA
- a CDS encoding rod-binding protein, with amino-acid sequence MDISDVTTNYVTSMLDNSISSAQVARAKKAAAQAESTDTEDDKELMAACKTFEEYFIEQILKEGFKTIGRDYGDMAASSQSMMSYYEDNLAKEIASEATDQGGYGLAKLMYEQMSRETFTMDEIRQKQAEEAAAATAAATVATEEKSEDTTVNTSSDSASDEASADEITEET; translated from the coding sequence ATGGATATTTCGGATGTTACAACCAATTATGTGACAAGCATGCTGGATAACAGTATTTCATCTGCACAGGTTGCAAGGGCAAAAAAAGCGGCAGCTCAGGCAGAGTCTACTGATACTGAAGATGATAAGGAACTGATGGCAGCTTGTAAAACCTTTGAAGAATATTTTATAGAGCAGATATTAAAAGAAGGTTTTAAGACCATAGGTCGTGACTACGGTGATATGGCAGCGTCTTCACAGTCTATGATGAGTTATTATGAGGATAATCTTGCGAAAGAAATAGCATCTGAAGCAACAGATCAGGGTGGATATGGTCTTGCTAAGCTCATGTATGAGCAGATGAGCAGGGAAACCTTCACGATGGATGAAATAAGGCAGAAACAGGCTGAAGAGGCTGCTGCGGCAACTGCTGCTGCAACTGTAGCAACAGAAGAAAAGAGCGAAGATACGACCGTCAATACTTCATCTGATTCGGCCTCTGATGAAGCATCTGCTGATGAAATAACAGAAGAAACATGA
- the uvrA gene encoding excinuclease ABC subunit UvrA, with product MKDYRKYIKIRGARAHNLKNINIDIPRNELVVLTGLSGSGKSSLAFDTIYAEGQRRYMESLSSYARQFLGQMEKPDVDSIEGLPPAISIDQKSTNRNPRSTVGTVTEIYDYFRLLYARVGTPHCPKCGRVIERQSVDQMVDRIMMLPEKTKIQLLAPVVRGKKGRHEKVLDQAKKSGYVRVRVDGNLYELSEEIKLDKNIKHTIEVIIDRLVVKPGIESRLTDSIENVMKISNGLMTVDVIGGEEEHFSDSFSCPDCGISIDEIEPRSFSFNNPFGACPDCAGLGYHMEFDEDLMIPDKSLSFNQGCVQAMGWASSAKEGSYTHALLEALADFYHFSLDTPYEELSEEVRDMFIHGTNGQIVKVHYKGQRSEGVYDEAFEGLIKNMERRYREAFSDAQKAEYQKFMLVTPCSSCKGQRLKPSSLAVTVADKNIYEITSMSAGKLFEFMENLELDEHKALIGKRILKEIRGRVRFLVEVGLEYLTLSRATASLSGGEAQRIRLATQIGSGLVGVAYILDEPSIGLHQKDNDKLLAALKRLRDLGNTLVVVEHDEDTMREADFLVDIGPRAGIHGGEVVAAGTAEEVMACPESITGKYLSGELKIEVPAKRREPTGWIKICGARQNNLKNIDVEIPLGIMTVVTGVSGSGKSSLINEILYKSLARKLNRALTKAGKHDKIEGVSQLDKVIDIDQSPIGRTPRSNPATYTGVFDQIRDLFAASTDAKARGYKKGRFSFNVKGGRCEACAGDGIVKIEMHFLPDVYVPCDVCHGQRYNRETLEVKYKGKNIYEVLDMTVEDALKFFENQESIRRKIQTLYDVGLGYIKLGQPSTELSGGEAQRIKLATELSKRGTGKTIYILDEPTTGLHFEDVNKLVDILYRLSESGNTVVVIEHNLDVIKCADYIIDMGPDGGDGGGTVVAAGTPEKVARSRKSYTGKYIKKMLTDKK from the coding sequence ATGAAAGATTACAGGAAGTATATAAAAATAAGAGGCGCCAGAGCTCATAATCTTAAAAATATCAATATAGATATACCCAGAAATGAGCTTGTTGTCCTCACGGGACTTTCAGGTTCGGGAAAATCTTCCCTTGCCTTTGATACAATTTATGCTGAGGGACAGAGACGCTATATGGAATCTCTGTCTTCTTATGCGCGACAGTTCCTCGGTCAGATGGAAAAGCCGGATGTAGATTCTATAGAGGGTCTGCCGCCGGCTATTTCCATAGACCAGAAATCTACAAACAGAAATCCGCGTTCAACCGTAGGAACTGTAACAGAAATATATGATTATTTCAGGCTTCTTTATGCCAGAGTCGGTACTCCGCACTGTCCGAAATGTGGACGTGTGATAGAGAGACAAAGCGTTGACCAGATGGTTGACAGGATAATGATGCTTCCGGAAAAAACAAAGATCCAGCTTCTTGCACCCGTAGTAAGGGGAAAGAAGGGAAGACATGAAAAGGTTCTCGATCAGGCAAAGAAGAGCGGTTATGTCAGAGTTCGTGTCGATGGAAATCTTTATGAACTTTCGGAAGAAATCAAGCTTGATAAAAATATCAAGCATACTATAGAAGTGATAATTGATCGTCTGGTGGTAAAACCCGGTATAGAGTCGAGACTTACGGACTCGATAGAAAATGTAATGAAGATATCAAACGGTCTTATGACTGTGGATGTCATCGGAGGAGAAGAGGAGCATTTTTCCGACAGCTTTTCCTGTCCTGACTGCGGTATAAGCATTGATGAGATCGAGCCCAGAAGTTTTTCTTTCAACAATCCTTTCGGTGCATGTCCTGATTGTGCAGGTCTCGGATATCATATGGAATTTGATGAAGATCTGATGATTCCGGATAAAAGCCTTTCCTTTAATCAAGGATGTGTGCAGGCTATGGGATGGGCATCCTCGGCAAAAGAAGGCAGCTATACGCATGCTCTTTTGGAAGCTTTGGCAGACTTTTATCATTTTTCACTTGATACCCCTTATGAGGAACTCAGCGAAGAAGTACGTGATATGTTCATTCATGGAACGAATGGACAGATTGTTAAAGTCCACTATAAGGGACAGCGTTCTGAAGGTGTTTATGATGAGGCTTTTGAAGGTTTGATAAAAAACATGGAACGAAGATATCGTGAGGCTTTTTCTGATGCCCAGAAGGCCGAATATCAGAAATTCATGCTGGTTACACCATGCTCAAGCTGTAAGGGTCAGAGACTTAAGCCGTCATCACTTGCGGTCACTGTGGCTGATAAAAATATATATGAGATAACTTCGATGTCTGCCGGAAAACTCTTTGAATTTATGGAAAATCTTGAGCTTGATGAGCATAAGGCACTTATAGGCAAGAGGATCTTAAAAGAGATCAGGGGACGTGTGCGCTTCCTCGTAGAAGTCGGACTTGAATATCTGACGCTTTCGAGAGCAACGGCAAGCCTTTCCGGAGGAGAAGCCCAGAGAATACGTCTTGCGACCCAGATAGGATCCGGACTTGTAGGCGTCGCATATATTTTAGATGAGCCCTCCATTGGACTTCATCAGAAAGATAATGACAAGCTCCTTGCTGCGCTAAAACGTTTGAGAGATCTCGGAAATACCCTGGTGGTCGTAGAGCATGATGAAGATACGATGCGAGAGGCCGATTTCTTAGTTGATATAGGACCAAGGGCAGGAATACACGGAGGAGAAGTTGTAGCAGCAGGTACGGCAGAGGAAGTAATGGCATGTCCTGAGTCTATAACCGGTAAATATCTTTCGGGAGAGCTTAAAATAGAGGTTCCGGCAAAAAGGCGTGAACCTACCGGCTGGATAAAGATCTGCGGGGCAAGACAGAATAACCTTAAAAATATAGATGTTGAGATCCCGCTTGGAATAATGACTGTAGTTACAGGTGTTTCGGGATCGGGAAAATCTTCTCTCATTAATGAGATACTTTATAAGTCGCTCGCGAGAAAACTTAACAGGGCACTTACAAAGGCAGGCAAACACGATAAAATAGAGGGAGTTTCCCAGCTTGACAAGGTCATAGATATTGATCAGTCGCCAATAGGAAGGACTCCGAGGTCAAACCCTGCAACTTATACAGGGGTTTTTGATCAGATAAGAGATCTTTTTGCAGCTTCTACGGATGCAAAGGCAAGAGGCTATAAAAAAGGAAGATTCTCCTTTAATGTAAAGGGAGGACGCTGTGAAGCCTGTGCCGGTGACGGAATAGTCAAGATAGAAATGCATTTCCTGCCGGATGTTTATGTTCCTTGTGATGTCTGCCATGGTCAGAGATATAACAGAGAGACTCTGGAAGTTAAATATAAAGGAAAGAATATTTACGAAGTCCTTGATATGACAGTAGAGGATGCCCTTAAATTCTTTGAAAACCAGGAATCCATAAGGAGGAAGATCCAGACACTTTATGATGTGGGACTTGGTTATATAAAACTCGGTCAGCCCTCTACGGAACTGTCGGGTGGAGAAGCCCAGAGGATAAAACTTGCAACAGAGCTTTCAAAGAGAGGAACGGGAAAGACTATTTATATTCTCGATGAGCCTACGACAGGACTTCATTTTGAGGATGTCAACAAGCTTGTTGATATTCTTTACAGACTGTCTGAGAGCGGAAATACCGTTGTGGTTATCGAGCACAATCTCGATGTGATAAAATGTGCGGATTATATAATCGATATGGGACCTGACGGAGGAGACGGCGGAGGAACTGTTGTGGCCGCCGGAACGCCGGAAAAAGTGGCAAGAAGCAGGAAAAGTTATACAGGTAAGTATATTAAAAAAATGCTTACTGATAAAAAATAA
- a CDS encoding metal-dependent hydrolase, protein MSGETHLAVGVAAVVAVTQPKNIREALLAVGVGAVGALISDIDVGSSQSRKEADKIIAIIGILAVLIFVADHYFNAGIFSRMMASRGVPQIAIGILIFLSVCIFGMEQPHRSFMHSLLGLVLIEISLEIMFPAAVPYFAIGFASHIALDILNKKRVRILYPLNWGFSLDICSARGLVNKVLLNAGTLFAGYEIVSMLIRFSILKLSMN, encoded by the coding sequence ATGTCAGGTGAAACACATCTTGCTGTCGGAGTTGCTGCGGTTGTAGCAGTCACACAGCCAAAAAATATCAGAGAAGCCTTATTGGCAGTAGGAGTCGGCGCAGTCGGTGCGCTTATAAGCGACATCGATGTAGGAAGTTCCCAGTCAAGAAAAGAAGCTGATAAGATAATTGCGATTATAGGTATTCTTGCAGTCCTGATATTCGTAGCAGACCACTATTTTAATGCGGGAATCTTTTCACGAATGATGGCAAGCCGTGGAGTTCCGCAGATAGCCATCGGAATTTTGATCTTTCTTTCAGTTTGTATTTTCGGGATGGAACAACCACATAGATCCTTTATGCATTCACTTTTAGGATTAGTCCTGATCGAAATATCACTGGAGATCATGTTCCCGGCAGCTGTTCCGTATTTTGCGATCGGTTTTGCATCACATATAGCCCTCGATATTCTTAATAAAAAAAGAGTTCGTATCCTCTACCCTCTTAATTGGGGGTTCAGCCTGGATATCTGCTCTGCACGCGGGCTGGTTAATAAAGTTTTACTGAATGCCGGAACACTGTTCGCCGGATACGAAATTGTCAGTATGCTGATAAGATTCAGTATTTTGAAATTATCAATGAATTGA
- a CDS encoding rod shape-determining protein — MVATDIGIDLGTASILVYIRGKGVVLKEPSVVAFDRDKNTIKAIGEDARLMLGRTPGNIIAVRPLRQGVISNYTVTEKMLKYFIQKAVGRRPFRKPRISICVPSGVTEVERKAVEDAGYQAGAREVSIIEEPIAAAIGAGIDISKPCGNMIVDIGGGTSDIAVISLGGTVVSTSVKIAGDDFDEAIVRYMRKKHKLLIGERTAEDLKIKIGCCFKMAETEELDVRGRDLVTGLPKTVRVSSDETEEALRETTSQIVEAIHGVLEKTPPELAADIADRGIVLTGGGSLLRGLEDLIMDRTGINTMTAEDPMTAVAIGTGRYVEFIAGDRSDFNTK, encoded by the coding sequence ATGGTCGCAACAGATATTGGAATTGATTTAGGAACCGCCAGCATCCTTGTTTACATCAGAGGCAAAGGAGTAGTCTTAAAAGAGCCTTCAGTAGTTGCCTTTGACAGGGACAAAAATACTATAAAAGCCATCGGTGAGGACGCGAGACTCATGCTTGGACGTACTCCCGGAAACATAATAGCGGTAAGACCCTTAAGACAGGGTGTTATTTCTAACTACACTGTAACAGAGAAAATGCTGAAGTACTTTATACAGAAAGCTGTAGGCAGACGTCCTTTCAGGAAGCCGAGGATCAGCATCTGTGTACCCAGCGGAGTTACAGAAGTAGAGAGAAAAGCCGTTGAGGATGCCGGATACCAGGCAGGAGCAAGAGAAGTATCTATCATAGAAGAGCCCATAGCAGCAGCTATCGGTGCAGGAATTGATATTTCAAAGCCCTGCGGAAATATGATCGTTGATATAGGAGGAGGAACTTCCGATATCGCAGTTATTTCCCTTGGTGGTACCGTAGTTTCCACATCGGTAAAGATCGCTGGTGATGATTTTGATGAAGCGATCGTCCGTTATATGAGAAAGAAGCACAAGCTCCTTATCGGAGAAAGAACAGCTGAGGATCTTAAGATTAAGATAGGCTGCTGCTTCAAGATGGCTGAAACAGAAGAACTTGACGTCAGAGGACGTGACCTTGTAACAGGTCTTCCAAAGACTGTAAGGGTTTCAAGTGATGAAACCGAAGAAGCTTTAAGAGAGACAACATCTCAGATCGTTGAGGCCATTCACGGAGTACTTGAAAAGACTCCGCCCGAGCTCGCAGCTGATATCGCGGACAGAGGAATAGTTCTTACCGGAGGCGGAAGCCTTCTTAGAGGCCTTGAGGATCTGATCATGGATAGAACAGGTATAAATACCATGACCGCAGAGGATCCGATGACTGCAGTTGCCATCGGAACAGGCCGATATGTAGAGTTTATCGCAGGAGACAGGAGCGACTTTAATACAAAGTAA
- the flgF gene encoding flagellar basal-body rod protein FlgF, whose amino-acid sequence MVKGLYTAYTGMINEQNRMDIMTNNLANLDTVGFKKEGSTSQAFGDILNYEIKDKSEFYLTKRMGTVNPGVRIGETYTDWEEGPLKETGNVYDLALSGNGFFNIEFTDKEGNTTTKYSRDGSFTLNADGTLVTEDGDFVLDTDGNHITVNPNIKTEINEEGEIWQGGANVATIAVTDFENYDYLEKYGENLYNTVDGATPIDADARVISGYLEQSNVNTVSEMVNMIAIQRQYESNQKVIKTMDGSLQIACNDLGKV is encoded by the coding sequence ATGGTAAAAGGACTCTATACCGCTTACACCGGAATGATCAATGAGCAGAACCGAATGGATATCATGACCAATAATCTGGCCAATCTTGATACTGTCGGTTTTAAGAAAGAAGGATCAACATCCCAGGCTTTTGGAGATATTCTGAATTATGAGATCAAAGATAAATCAGAATTTTATCTGACCAAACGAATGGGAACCGTAAATCCCGGAGTAAGGATCGGTGAAACTTACACCGATTGGGAAGAAGGACCGCTTAAGGAGACCGGAAACGTCTATGATCTGGCACTTTCCGGAAACGGATTCTTTAACATAGAATTTACGGATAAAGAGGGAAATACTACAACTAAATATTCGCGTGACGGATCATTCACATTAAATGCGGATGGTACGCTTGTGACTGAAGACGGAGACTTTGTTCTCGACACTGACGGTAATCATATCACAGTCAATCCTAATATAAAGACTGAGATCAATGAGGAGGGCGAGATATGGCAGGGCGGCGCAAATGTCGCAACCATAGCTGTGACTGATTTTGAAAATTATGATTATCTCGAAAAGTATGGCGAGAATTTATATAACACTGTAGACGGTGCAACACCGATAGATGCGGATGCAAGGGTTATTTCAGGATATCTGGAACAGTCCAATGTAAATACCGTATCGGAAATGGTAAATATGATCGCCATACAGAGGCAGTATGAGTCAAATCAAAAGGTTATAAAGACCATGGACGGCTCACTTCAGATTGCCTGTAATGACCTTGGCAAAGTTTAA
- a CDS encoding flagellar hook-basal body protein has product MIRSLWSAASGMIAQQTNVDTIANNLANVNTTGYKEESVEFKSLLYQTLQTATTSANGEAKPISAQVGLGVRNSAITSQFIQGAFTASDSNTSLAIDGNGFFAVQLSEGNIRYTRNGEFVLALNEDNTLTLTTTDGLPVMSTDGTVIKLDAGMISNKVTIGEDGTLYYPNDDGEPVATDFQIGLYQFNNPKGLQKVGSSLYAATAASGAALNEDTNDDLNPSSLAVGYLEASNVQIATEMVNLIIAQRAYESNSKAITTSDDMMQVANQLKS; this is encoded by the coding sequence ATGATACGTTCTCTTTGGTCAGCAGCAAGCGGTATGATCGCACAGCAGACAAATGTTGATACGATCGCAAACAATCTCGCGAATGTAAATACCACAGGTTATAAAGAGGAATCTGTGGAATTCAAATCGCTATTATATCAGACACTTCAGACAGCAACTACCAGTGCAAACGGAGAGGCAAAACCTATTTCCGCACAGGTAGGTCTTGGTGTTCGCAATTCAGCAATAACATCCCAATTCATACAGGGCGCTTTTACTGCATCTGATTCCAATACTTCACTCGCAATCGATGGTAATGGTTTCTTTGCGGTTCAGCTTTCAGAAGGCAATATCAGATATACCAGAAATGGTGAATTTGTACTTGCATTAAATGAGGATAACACCCTGACTCTTACAACTACAGATGGACTTCCGGTAATGAGCACAGATGGTACTGTAATTAAACTGGATGCCGGAATGATCTCCAATAAGGTGACAATAGGTGAAGACGGAACTCTTTATTATCCGAATGATGACGGGGAGCCTGTAGCTACTGATTTCCAGATAGGACTTTATCAGTTCAATAATCCTAAAGGTCTTCAGAAGGTCGGAAGCAGCCTCTATGCTGCAACAGCGGCTTCCGGAGCAGCTTTGAATGAGGATACAAACGATGATCTTAATCCATCATCTCTTGCAGTAGGATATCTGGAAGCATCCAATGTTCAGATAGCTACTGAGATGGTAAATCTCATCATTGCTCAGAGAGCTTATGAGTCTAATTCAAAGGCAATAACGACATCAGATGATATGATGCAGGTTGCAAACCAGCTTAAGAGCTAA
- a CDS encoding polyprenol monophosphomannose synthase, giving the protein MNKLSVVVPTFNEKGNVENLVDQIGNALAGIDYEIVFIDDSTDETPEVLEKLSKENDRVRYEHRVGETGLATAVIRGFRIAEGDFLACMDADLQHPPAILRPMYAAVLSGADFCIPSRLIPGGDDGGLNLYRKFVSGTARWIGKIALPCLRHISDPTSGLFMFRRKCIEHADLRPVGWKIMIEVLAMSQYSTVVEIPYGFQNRTSGESKLSSKVTMEYLQQVAGLMKRATKRRGIEVRRWSQKYTDNMVKKYIG; this is encoded by the coding sequence ATGAATAAGTTATCGGTAGTAGTACCGACATTTAACGAAAAAGGAAATGTGGAAAATCTCGTCGATCAGATAGGGAATGCTCTTGCCGGCATTGATTATGAGATAGTTTTTATAGATGACAGTACTGATGAAACACCGGAGGTACTTGAGAAGCTGTCAAAAGAAAATGACCGCGTGAGATATGAACACAGAGTTGGAGAAACAGGTCTTGCAACCGCAGTTATAAGAGGATTCAGAATCGCTGAGGGCGATTTTCTGGCATGCATGGATGCGGATCTTCAGCATCCGCCGGCAATTCTTCGCCCTATGTATGCTGCAGTTCTTTCAGGAGCTGATTTCTGCATACCTTCAAGACTCATCCCCGGTGGTGATGACGGCGGACTTAATCTCTATAGAAAATTTGTATCCGGAACCGCACGTTGGATAGGCAAGATAGCTCTTCCGTGTCTCCGTCATATTTCGGATCCGACAAGCGGACTTTTCATGTTCCGCAGAAAATGTATCGAGCATGCAGATCTTCGTCCGGTAGGATGGAAGATAATGATAGAAGTACTTGCAATGAGTCAGTATTCCACAGTTGTTGAGATTCCTTACGGATTCCAGAACCGTACTTCAGGTGAGTCAAAGCTTTCTTCAAAGGTTACAATGGAGTACTTACAGCAGGTTGCAGGACTTATGAAACGTGCTACCAAGAGAAGAGGCATAGAGGTCAGACGCTGGTCACAGAAATATACCGATAATATGGTAAAAAAATATATCGGTTAA